A single window of Qipengyuania sediminis DNA harbors:
- a CDS encoding GumC family protein has product MNAPAYAEEDEDTGGGIGAILSQLPLILWQRKWLIIVPLVLAIGAAVATAMLLPKKYESSAVLLVQAPALPREIVGQTVDQVVAQRLESIRQQIINRPALIALIERNQLYASERGKTPLSTIIENMRDAITLVPETVAGAGGGSEEKTIAVRLAFVYEDPAKAQAVTQQLMERIVEVDSTNNAEQLTQAVQFLTEQQLDLQRKIALAEGEVAAFNSRYGNVIASGALAPMGGGAAAFDLQISTLEREIADLESQRRVLATSETRDPTLIAAENALAAARAIYSETHPDVVRAKARVEQAQQIAERNVARVPAGEIDTRIRLARNQIAQLQIAKANENSQTAAVMSQRAAAPGIQQQAAQLQQRVQTLYKQFEETSNRLLSARANERAGEEQLGERLMVVDPPVIPDSPESPNRPLIIAIGTAGGLALGLLLALGAELLLRPIRDPSALTALTGRRPLAIIPQIEAQGGARAGSRRRWLPLPAFRKRTRNHEYRSA; this is encoded by the coding sequence ATGAACGCGCCTGCCTATGCGGAAGAGGACGAGGACACCGGCGGCGGGATCGGCGCGATCCTGTCGCAGCTGCCGCTGATATTGTGGCAGCGCAAGTGGTTGATCATCGTGCCCCTGGTCCTCGCGATCGGCGCGGCGGTGGCGACCGCCATGCTGCTGCCGAAGAAATACGAGTCCTCGGCGGTCCTGCTGGTGCAGGCCCCGGCGCTGCCGCGCGAGATCGTGGGGCAGACAGTCGATCAGGTGGTGGCACAGCGGCTCGAATCGATCCGCCAGCAGATCATCAACCGCCCGGCGCTGATCGCGTTGATCGAACGCAACCAGCTTTACGCCAGCGAACGCGGCAAGACCCCGCTGTCGACGATCATCGAAAACATGCGCGACGCGATCACTCTGGTGCCCGAGACCGTGGCCGGAGCCGGTGGCGGGTCCGAGGAGAAGACGATCGCGGTGCGGCTGGCCTTCGTCTACGAGGACCCGGCCAAGGCGCAGGCCGTCACCCAGCAGTTGATGGAGCGGATCGTCGAGGTCGACAGCACCAACAACGCCGAGCAGCTCACCCAGGCGGTGCAGTTCCTGACCGAGCAGCAGCTGGACCTGCAGCGCAAGATCGCGCTTGCCGAAGGCGAGGTTGCGGCCTTTAATTCGCGCTACGGCAACGTCATCGCCTCGGGCGCGCTGGCGCCGATGGGGGGCGGGGCCGCGGCCTTCGACCTGCAGATCTCGACGCTGGAGCGCGAGATTGCCGATCTGGAATCGCAACGGCGCGTGCTCGCCACCTCCGAGACCCGCGACCCGACGCTGATTGCGGCCGAGAATGCCCTGGCCGCAGCGCGCGCGATCTATTCCGAAACCCACCCGGACGTCGTCCGTGCCAAGGCGCGGGTCGAGCAGGCGCAGCAGATCGCGGAGCGCAATGTCGCGCGCGTCCCGGCGGGCGAGATCGACACCCGCATTCGCCTGGCGCGCAACCAGATCGCGCAGTTGCAGATCGCCAAGGCGAACGAGAACAGCCAGACCGCAGCGGTGATGTCGCAGCGCGCCGCGGCCCCCGGGATCCAGCAACAGGCGGCGCAGCTGCAACAGCGTGTCCAGACGCTCTACAAGCAGTTCGAGGAAACTTCGAACCGCCTGCTTTCCGCCCGCGCCAACGAGCGCGCCGGCGAAGAGCAACTCGGCGAGCGGCTGATGGTGGTGGACCCGCCAGTCATCCCCGATTCGCCTGAATCGCCCAACCGGCCGCTCATCATCGCCATCGGCACCGCGGGCGGGTTGGCGCTCGGCCTGCTCTTGGCGCTCGGCGCCGAGCTGCTGCTGCGGCCGATCCGCGATCCTTCCGCGCTGACGGCGCTCACCGGACGGCGTCCGCTCGCCATCATCCCGCAGATCGAAGCGCAAGGCGGGGCGCGGGCCGGGTCCCGGCGCCGCTGGCTGCCGCTGCCCGCCTTCAGAAAGAGAACGCGAAATCATGAATATCGCAGTGCCTGA
- a CDS encoding WecB/TagA/CpsF family glycosyltransferase has product MTVRIAFLGFRFAPLSMEEAVRWAEAQAKDQRFGYIVTPNVDHAVMLGEGGPQPWRGAYRAAVEGADLVLNDSRVLARLARLSGIVLPVTPGSDLTRVLLARAAGREGGTLALVGGGEGELAWLQSALPGWRVAHCDPPMGVRDDPAAQAAIAGFVEAADAEMVLFAIGAPQSEITAHAIARAGRARGVGLCIGASIEFLSGAKARAPRWIQRAGLEWLHRLASEPGRLWRRYLLRGPRVFGLWWQERRRGAGASPHS; this is encoded by the coding sequence ATGACCGTGCGGATCGCGTTCCTGGGCTTTCGCTTCGCGCCGCTCTCGATGGAGGAGGCGGTGCGCTGGGCCGAAGCGCAGGCGAAGGACCAGCGCTTCGGCTATATCGTCACTCCCAATGTCGATCATGCGGTCATGCTGGGGGAGGGCGGGCCGCAGCCGTGGCGGGGCGCTTATCGCGCGGCGGTGGAAGGCGCCGATCTCGTGCTTAACGACAGCCGCGTCCTCGCGCGGCTGGCGCGGCTTTCGGGGATCGTGCTGCCGGTGACGCCAGGCAGCGATCTCACCCGCGTGCTGCTGGCGCGCGCGGCCGGGCGCGAGGGCGGCACGCTGGCGCTGGTGGGCGGGGGTGAAGGCGAACTCGCGTGGCTGCAGAGCGCGCTGCCGGGCTGGCGCGTCGCCCACTGCGATCCCCCCATGGGGGTGCGAGACGATCCCGCGGCGCAGGCCGCCATCGCCGGTTTCGTCGAAGCGGCCGATGCCGAGATGGTCTTGTTCGCCATCGGTGCGCCGCAAAGCGAGATCACCGCCCATGCCATCGCGCGGGCGGGCCGGGCGCGCGGCGTGGGGCTGTGCATCGGCGCTTCGATCGAGTTCCTGAGCGGCGCCAAGGCCCGCGCGCCGCGCTGGATCCAGCGCGCGGGGCTCGAGTGGCTGCACCGCCTGGCAAGCGAGCCGGGCCGGCTATGGCGCCGCTATCTCTTGCGCGGCCCCAGAGTATTCGGCCTGTGGTGGCAGGAGCGGCGGCGCGGGGCCGGAGCAAGTCCGCACTCCTAA
- a CDS encoding autotransporter outer membrane beta-barrel domain-containing protein — MRQNRFFRRGALLCATVLVTSIPLHAQSVRKGIDVSAEGEVTTNPYLDDGSSDWVGAGSVEIRPWLVSQTETDRIELEAFARGRAFTSEYDFEDSFGGSLSASSRASTRTALFGQASLMSTSARSNFARFNRPGFGTVFGFEPLTPTGPEVPFTNGDVGTVLAPPPGAGIGPIILPPLDDITIVGLTGRSTSLGLTAGMSRQLDARSSLNATVGYNRLWVSEDATSGYENAVVSLGYSRALSERTTAGIALSAGRSRYDEGVIPGATTLTAAVNAQHRFDENWSLNGSVGVSNTRSEARGIYPEVNDTGLVGSIAGCRTDAQSRLCLGFSRSQQPSTLGEVRTSDAINLSLSERLSARDRVELYANYGRSLGINDFAMTPEDIEIVAVGGTYSRTFSNRFEGFAFARASRSYGGFLSDEPSVSFGLGISARFGDQR; from the coding sequence ATGAGGCAGAACAGATTTTTTCGTCGCGGCGCGCTGCTGTGCGCCACCGTCCTTGTGACCAGCATTCCGCTGCACGCACAGTCCGTGCGCAAGGGGATCGACGTCAGCGCCGAAGGGGAGGTGACGACCAATCCCTACCTCGATGATGGTTCGAGCGACTGGGTCGGGGCGGGCAGCGTGGAAATCCGCCCCTGGCTGGTCAGCCAGACCGAAACCGATCGGATCGAGCTCGAGGCCTTCGCCCGCGGCCGCGCTTTCACCAGCGAGTATGATTTCGAAGACAGTTTCGGCGGCTCGCTCAGCGCCAGCAGCCGCGCCAGCACGCGCACCGCCTTGTTTGGTCAGGCCAGCCTGATGTCGACCAGCGCGCGCAGCAATTTCGCGCGCTTCAACCGCCCCGGGTTCGGAACCGTGTTCGGCTTCGAGCCGCTGACCCCGACCGGCCCCGAAGTGCCCTTCACGAACGGCGATGTCGGCACGGTGCTGGCCCCGCCGCCGGGTGCGGGGATCGGCCCGATCATTCTCCCCCCGCTCGACGACATCACCATCGTCGGTCTCACCGGCCGCTCGACCTCGCTCGGGTTGACCGCGGGGATGAGCCGGCAGCTCGACGCCCGTTCCTCGCTCAACGCGACCGTCGGCTACAACCGGCTATGGGTCTCGGAGGATGCGACCAGCGGCTACGAGAACGCGGTCGTCAGCCTCGGCTATTCACGCGCATTGTCGGAACGCACCACGGCCGGGATCGCCCTCAGCGCCGGGCGTTCGCGCTACGATGAGGGGGTGATTCCCGGCGCCACTACGCTGACCGCGGCGGTCAACGCGCAGCACCGCTTTGACGAGAACTGGTCTCTGAACGGCTCAGTCGGCGTCTCCAACACCCGCTCGGAAGCGCGCGGCATCTATCCTGAGGTCAATGACACCGGCCTCGTCGGCTCGATCGCGGGCTGCCGCACCGACGCACAGTCGCGGCTTTGCCTGGGCTTCTCGCGCTCGCAACAGCCCTCCACCCTGGGGGAAGTGCGCACCAGCGATGCGATCAACCTCTCGTTGAGCGAGCGCCTGTCCGCGCGCGACCGGGTGGAGCTCTATGCGAATTACGGTCGCAGCCTTGGCATTAACGATTTCGCCATGACACCAGAGGATATCGAGATCGTGGCAGTCGGCGGCACCTATTCCCGGACATTCAGCAACCGGTTCGAAGGCTTCGCCTTCGCGCGCGCATCGCGCAGCTATGGCGGTTTCCTGAGCGACGAGCCCAGCGTGTCGTTCGGTCTCGGCATCAGCGCGCGCTTTGGTGACCAGCGATGA
- a CDS encoding polysaccharide biosynthesis/export family protein, with protein sequence MFDAIKTLNALKGTTLSVCLAIAGLAGTGMAQAQAPAQAANSQPANSAAQPTPSVSTYRINPGDELEIYVWGEERLQRQLKVLPDGTIAFPLVGQLRVEGQMPQDVERMVSARLREQYRGDVPFVTVSVRAPAGMRFSVLGKVKSPGVFDTGRYVNVLEALGQAGGPDEFANLDGVTVIRGSGANAQAFRVRVGSIFRAGVDTRDVRNANLIQIAPGDVIIVP encoded by the coding sequence TTGTTCGACGCCATCAAGACCCTTAATGCCCTTAAGGGCACGACGTTAAGCGTTTGTCTCGCCATCGCCGGGCTGGCCGGCACCGGTATGGCGCAGGCGCAGGCGCCCGCGCAAGCCGCCAATAGCCAGCCGGCCAATTCGGCAGCGCAGCCCACGCCTTCGGTCTCCACCTATCGCATCAATCCGGGGGACGAGCTCGAGATCTACGTCTGGGGCGAAGAACGTTTGCAGCGGCAGCTGAAGGTGCTGCCCGACGGCACGATCGCCTTCCCGCTGGTGGGGCAGCTGCGCGTCGAAGGGCAGATGCCGCAGGATGTCGAGCGCATGGTGAGCGCGCGGCTGCGCGAGCAATATCGCGGTGACGTGCCCTTCGTCACCGTTTCCGTCCGTGCACCTGCTGGAATGCGGTTCTCGGTGCTCGGCAAGGTCAAATCCCCCGGGGTGTTCGATACCGGCCGCTATGTGAACGTGCTCGAGGCGCTCGGCCAGGCGGGCGGCCCGGATGAATTCGCCAACCTCGACGGCGTGACCGTGATCCGCGGCAGCGGCGCCAATGCGCAGGCGTTCCGCGTCCGCGTCGGCAGCATCTTTCGCGCCGGCGTCGACACGCGCGACGTGCGCAACGCAAACCTGATCCAGATTGCACCGGGCGATGTGATAATCGTGCCTTGA
- a CDS encoding tetratricopeptide repeat protein translates to MLLHECIGRPVTTRTRLGQSFVFPSLPARDRLIAISLPLLLLAACTSPAEKAAEEAALAQTLFDAGNLPLARAAVSRALSHGGDSADILLLDARIKMRMQDWGPAYEAYRTVLVFQPNNLEALSVVARLGLTSGEKEVARDALDRGLKLAPGDPELLLTAGVMSLGEEDYADALRRADRILAASPGDPRGLALRARALTLTGRGGEALGLLRAQIAETGNDPTIASALLEVARAQGDVPTMLEQFALLVAANPDSSELVLDEINVRYKSGDAAGARFAARDFIARFGAEGETMARLLTLWEEYDPAPLAPDQIATLAAGGAIEARLAAARFHLDRGKLGEAQALLAGSDDPRAAGLLARVRLRQGDAGGVAAARRIAEKDQTNCEALTAIAEHELAKGRVDAAVIPAQVVATQCRDRIDGYVILADAYARAKRPAAVERVSRDGIDAHPLDPRLTRRFAEWLVARGRAASAVAAARRLTTVTPSRESSWRVLASVCQRANNSVCAGDAARGLARARTTYQLDPLPGVRRPDPLFGRTWR, encoded by the coding sequence TTGCTGCTGCACGAATGCATTGGGCGGCCTGTTACCACGCGCACCCGGCTTGGCCAATCGTTTGTCTTTCCATCGCTCCCGGCGAGGGACAGGCTGATTGCGATATCTTTACCGCTGCTGCTGCTGGCGGCCTGCACCAGCCCCGCCGAGAAAGCCGCCGAGGAGGCGGCCTTGGCGCAAACGCTGTTCGATGCCGGCAATCTGCCGCTCGCCCGCGCCGCGGTGAGCCGCGCGCTTTCGCACGGCGGGGACAGCGCCGACATCCTGCTTCTCGATGCGCGCATCAAGATGCGCATGCAGGATTGGGGGCCGGCTTATGAAGCCTATCGCACCGTGCTGGTGTTCCAGCCGAACAACCTCGAAGCGCTGAGCGTGGTGGCGCGCCTGGGGCTGACGTCGGGCGAGAAAGAGGTGGCGCGCGATGCCCTCGACAGGGGGCTGAAGCTGGCGCCCGGCGATCCCGAGCTGCTGCTGACGGCGGGCGTGATGTCGCTAGGCGAGGAAGATTACGCCGACGCGCTGCGGCGCGCCGATCGTATCCTTGCCGCAAGTCCAGGCGATCCGCGCGGGTTGGCGCTGCGCGCGCGGGCCCTGACGCTGACCGGCCGGGGGGGCGAAGCACTTGGGCTGCTGCGCGCGCAAATCGCCGAAACCGGCAACGATCCCACGATCGCCAGCGCGCTTCTGGAGGTTGCGCGCGCCCAGGGCGACGTGCCGACGATGCTCGAGCAATTTGCGCTTCTCGTCGCCGCCAATCCGGACAGCAGCGAGCTGGTGCTCGACGAGATCAACGTCCGCTACAAGTCGGGCGACGCCGCGGGAGCGCGGTTCGCGGCGCGCGACTTCATCGCCCGCTTCGGTGCCGAAGGCGAGACCATGGCCCGCTTGCTGACGCTGTGGGAGGAATATGATCCGGCCCCGCTCGCGCCGGATCAGATCGCGACGCTGGCCGCCGGGGGCGCGATCGAAGCGCGGCTCGCGGCGGCGCGCTTCCATCTCGACCGCGGGAAGCTCGGCGAGGCGCAGGCGCTGCTGGCAGGCTCGGACGATCCGCGCGCGGCCGGGCTGCTCGCCCGCGTCCGGCTGCGCCAGGGCGATGCCGGCGGGGTCGCCGCGGCGCGCCGGATCGCGGAGAAGGACCAGACCAATTGCGAAGCGCTGACCGCGATCGCCGAGCATGAGCTCGCGAAGGGCCGCGTCGATGCGGCGGTCATTCCGGCGCAGGTCGTCGCCACGCAGTGCCGCGACCGGATCGACGGCTATGTCATCCTCGCCGATGCCTATGCCCGCGCCAAGCGGCCGGCGGCTGTGGAGCGGGTTTCGCGTGACGGGATCGACGCGCATCCGCTCGATCCCCGGCTGACCCGGCGCTTCGCCGAGTGGCTGGTGGCACGCGGACGGGCAGCCTCCGCGGTGGCCGCCGCCCGGCGGCTGACCACCGTCACCCCGTCGCGTGAATCGAGCTGGCGCGTCCTCGCCTCGGTGTGCCAGCGGGCGAACAACAGCGTGTGCGCCGGCGATGCGGCGCGTGGTCTCGCCCGGGCGCGCACGACCTATCAGCTCGATCCGCTGCCCGGGGTCCGCCGGCCCGACCCCCTGTTCGGGCGGACCTGGCGCTAG
- a CDS encoding SGNH/GDSL hydrolase family protein, with product MLGIDTKPLVAAIHRPESAAGAPPPPPPPPPPPPAGVSTIVIEGDSITSTSPSTYEAAFYSYQFADHRADKTIHVRAQNSRATGSAAQLNDNGNTLFGNVAEDAAYAPDLLFVKIGANDLIGVSDASYRSHLIDLRAAYAGARSAMKVAWSPPLAFNPTGTPHPQKATFDAGRASLMADCRNPAVWGQWCDYYVPLGEIPEFGDPAKAAPLFGDSVHPNNAGQLVMYPAFKAAMDSLLDASQAISTTMTNAAWIGSETNLATSTEIVRRIIVSGLAHTGTPLGASVSGGGAQIRVGGRAWGTNVGTGSGNGHRLYNGDVLELKLTTSASNSTAISVDLTIGSETRTLTFTTVAQVTPASYAHGGTAERPLGGGATTHTIASITFPATGTGLIAINTGVGGNKPTGVTWNGVAATEVFGFNAYVSLALYRVPVTADTAGDVVITYPSGRAMSFISYGTLQNADPVPVSAAANAADNGAHPAYATAGMAVPASGIALGFLAQYGDSNTAAGTVTGAGNTQIASGFGALNNGEKVGLIAGRRATTGSLGFNFGQYGNWPVGIAVFKAAGT from the coding sequence ATGCTGGGTATCGACACGAAGCCGCTCGTCGCCGCGATCCATCGTCCGGAGAGCGCCGCCGGCGCGCCCCCGCCTCCGCCCCCACCCCCGCCGCCGCCGCCGGCAGGCGTCAGCACCATCGTGATCGAAGGCGACAGCATCACCTCGACCTCGCCCTCGACATACGAAGCCGCCTTCTACAGCTATCAATTCGCCGACCACCGCGCCGACAAGACGATTCATGTCCGCGCTCAGAACAGCCGGGCGACGGGCTCGGCCGCGCAGCTCAACGACAATGGCAACACGCTGTTCGGCAATGTCGCGGAGGACGCGGCCTATGCGCCCGACCTCCTGTTCGTGAAGATCGGCGCGAACGATCTCATCGGCGTCAGCGATGCGTCCTATCGCAGCCATTTGATCGACTTGCGAGCGGCTTATGCTGGGGCCCGGTCCGCGATGAAGGTCGCATGGTCGCCCCCGCTGGCCTTCAACCCCACCGGCACCCCGCACCCGCAAAAGGCGACCTTCGATGCCGGCCGGGCGAGCCTGATGGCCGACTGCCGAAACCCCGCGGTGTGGGGCCAGTGGTGCGACTACTACGTCCCGCTCGGCGAGATCCCCGAGTTCGGCGATCCGGCGAAGGCGGCGCCGCTGTTCGGCGACAGCGTGCACCCGAACAATGCCGGGCAGCTGGTCATGTATCCCGCTTTCAAGGCGGCGATGGACAGCCTGCTCGATGCGAGCCAAGCCATTTCGACCACGATGACCAATGCCGCATGGATCGGCAGCGAGACCAACCTCGCCACCAGCACCGAGATCGTGCGCCGCATCATCGTCAGCGGCCTCGCGCATACCGGCACGCCGCTGGGCGCGAGCGTATCGGGCGGCGGGGCGCAAATCCGCGTCGGCGGCCGCGCCTGGGGCACCAACGTCGGCACCGGCAGCGGCAATGGCCACCGGCTCTACAACGGCGACGTGCTCGAATTGAAGCTGACCACCAGCGCCAGCAACAGCACGGCCATCAGCGTCGATCTCACCATCGGCAGCGAGACGCGCACGCTGACCTTCACCACTGTCGCGCAGGTGACGCCCGCCAGCTACGCGCACGGCGGCACCGCCGAGCGGCCGCTGGGCGGAGGTGCTACCACCCACACCATCGCGAGCATCACCTTCCCGGCGACCGGCACCGGCCTCATCGCCATCAACACCGGCGTCGGCGGCAACAAGCCGACCGGCGTCACCTGGAACGGCGTCGCCGCGACCGAAGTGTTCGGCTTCAATGCCTATGTCAGCCTCGCGCTCTACCGGGTGCCGGTGACAGCGGACACGGCGGGCGATGTCGTCATCACCTATCCGAGCGGCCGCGCGATGAGCTTCATCAGCTACGGCACGCTCCAGAACGCGGACCCGGTGCCCGTAAGCGCCGCCGCGAACGCTGCGGACAACGGCGCGCACCCCGCCTATGCCACCGCCGGCATGGCCGTGCCGGCGAGCGGCATCGCGCTCGGCTTCCTGGCGCAGTATGGTGACAGCAACACTGCCGCGGGCACCGTGACGGGGGCGGGCAACACACAGATTGCGAGCGGGTTCGGCGCGCTCAACAATGGCGAGAAGGTGGGGCTCATCGCGGGACGACGCGCAACCACTGGTAGTCTGGGGTTCAACTTCGGTCAGTATGGCAACTGGCCGGTCGGCATTGCCGTATTCAAAGCCGCGGGGACATGA
- a CDS encoding CpsD/CapB family tyrosine-protein kinase, with amino-acid sequence MNIAVPEFGGAGASTGAEFLAAVPMLEVAETIRDGKHLIGFESHDEDARAFNLLRSQLLKEMTDSQVRLIGVTSATPSAGKSFVSLNMAAALSKITDRKVLLCDLDLRRGSILEALDTQVTHDVSEYLRGDLPDWRAAVSRVAESDLYIMPCLKRMRRSGELLTSQRFETLMADLRALPDEVTVICDLPPAFASDDAMLTTAHLDGYVLVVEYGRNTAKQVREAMAMLAPSPCVGTILNRYRGGFFDTYGYGYGDPYGIKNYGAADNAR; translated from the coding sequence ATGAATATCGCAGTGCCTGAATTCGGCGGCGCGGGTGCCTCGACGGGCGCGGAGTTCCTGGCCGCCGTGCCCATGCTGGAGGTTGCGGAGACGATCCGCGACGGCAAGCACCTCATCGGGTTCGAAAGCCATGACGAAGACGCGCGCGCCTTCAACCTGCTGCGATCGCAGCTGCTGAAGGAGATGACCGACAGCCAGGTACGCCTGATCGGCGTGACGAGCGCGACCCCTTCGGCGGGAAAGAGCTTCGTGTCGCTCAACATGGCGGCCGCGCTCTCCAAGATCACCGATCGCAAGGTCCTTCTCTGCGATCTCGATCTCAGGCGCGGGTCGATCCTGGAAGCGCTCGACACCCAGGTGACTCACGATGTTTCCGAATATCTGCGCGGCGATCTGCCCGACTGGCGCGCCGCCGTCTCGCGCGTCGCGGAGAGCGATCTTTACATCATGCCGTGCCTCAAGCGGATGCGCAGAAGCGGCGAGCTTCTGACCTCGCAGCGCTTCGAAACCCTGATGGCGGACCTGCGTGCCTTGCCCGACGAAGTGACGGTGATCTGCGACCTTCCGCCGGCCTTCGCCAGCGACGATGCGATGCTGACTACGGCGCATCTCGATGGCTATGTGCTGGTGGTCGAATACGGTCGCAACACCGCCAAGCAGGTGCGCGAGGCGATGGCGATGCTGGCCCCCTCGCCCTGCGTCGGCACCATCCTCAACCGCTATCGCGGTGGTTTCTTCGATACCTACGGCTATGGCTACGGCGATCCCTATGGGATCAAGAATTACGGAGCCGCCGACAACGCCAGGTGA
- a CDS encoding DUF1996 domain-containing protein, with protein sequence MIMMHHLLAALVLVLGSSPAAAQSLTLTNLKGPVARACGTAEAKSIPDLWRQLKACAAPGKAPEPMAPSLAQATMPAWGTGQIPREYDPNEGAFRFICGGDGPLAYDDPIVYPGRPGAAHLHQVWGNKLFDADLTTDRLLASAPSNCNETPHSLNRSSYWQPALIHDSGEVVRPDLVSVYYKRKRAGSPYCAPGGAQPLGICVELPARLRFVMGWDQTRPTAPFEGASWYCTGAEGHHRDLDAIFAAGCKAGDDLIADTVGPNCWDGKNLDSPDHRSHMSHMVQSANGGRGGCPATHPYLIAQQQNKAQFKVTADMIGTRPDGTRFSRVSLSSDHMLPGAKPGATLHADYMEGWLAEGRKVWHDHCIDKGLDCSGGDLGNGRMLHGAREPVYGWVHPRPRAAMPPKPAGHAGH encoded by the coding sequence ATGATCATGATGCACCATCTTCTTGCCGCACTGGTCCTTGTGCTGGGCTCTTCGCCCGCCGCGGCACAGTCGCTGACCCTCACCAACCTCAAGGGGCCGGTGGCGCGCGCCTGCGGGACGGCGGAGGCGAAGTCGATCCCCGATCTGTGGCGGCAGCTCAAGGCCTGCGCCGCGCCGGGGAAGGCGCCCGAACCCATGGCGCCTTCGCTCGCGCAAGCGACCATGCCGGCCTGGGGCACGGGGCAGATCCCGCGCGAATATGATCCAAACGAAGGCGCGTTCCGTTTCATCTGCGGCGGCGACGGGCCGCTCGCCTACGATGATCCCATCGTCTATCCCGGCAGGCCCGGGGCGGCGCATCTGCACCAGGTCTGGGGCAACAAGCTGTTCGACGCGGACCTCACCACCGATCGGCTGCTCGCCAGCGCGCCCAGCAACTGCAACGAGACGCCGCACTCGCTCAACCGCTCGAGCTATTGGCAGCCCGCTCTGATCCACGACAGCGGCGAGGTGGTGCGGCCCGATCTCGTCAGCGTCTACTACAAGCGCAAGCGGGCAGGCTCGCCCTATTGCGCGCCGGGCGGGGCGCAGCCGCTCGGCATCTGCGTCGAGCTTCCCGCACGCCTCCGTTTCGTCATGGGCTGGGACCAGACCCGCCCCACCGCTCCGTTCGAGGGCGCGAGCTGGTACTGCACCGGCGCCGAAGGCCACCATCGCGACCTCGATGCAATATTCGCGGCGGGGTGCAAGGCCGGGGATGATCTGATCGCCGATACCGTCGGCCCGAACTGCTGGGACGGCAAGAACCTCGACAGTCCGGACCACCGCAGCCACATGTCCCACATGGTGCAGTCGGCGAACGGCGGGCGCGGCGGCTGTCCTGCGACGCACCCCTACCTCATCGCGCAGCAGCAGAACAAGGCGCAGTTCAAGGTGACCGCCGACATGATCGGGACCCGGCCGGACGGCACGAGGTTCTCTCGGGTCAGCCTGTCGAGCGACCACATGCTGCCCGGTGCGAAGCCCGGCGCGACGCTTCATGCCGACTACATGGAAGGCTGGCTCGCCGAAGGGCGCAAGGTCTGGCACGACCACTGCATCGACAAGGGGCTCGATTGCTCGGGCGGCGACCTTGGCAACGGGCGGATGCTGCACGGCGCGCGCGAGCCGGTCTATGGCTGGGTGCATCCGCGCCCCCGCGCAGCGATGCCGCCAAAGCCGGCGGGCCACGCCGGGCATTAG